The following proteins are encoded in a genomic region of Phycisphaerae bacterium:
- the lpxB gene encoding lipid-A-disaccharide synthase — MKPEAGHPRIFVSVAEQSADEHAASLLRALREFHPSASFHGLAGPALQREGATCFFDMTARSAMAHAAFYRIPEVLGLLGRLKRFIREGGFHAALMVDSPALNLPIAKICRRNNIPVMYYIAPQTWAWGPRNWRNNRVRRRVNRLACLWKFEEPYFQAAGIQAKYVGHPTFDRLAASDISDVRIAQLRGSATTVLTLLPGSRKHVVEEVLPGQLEIASALRGRFSRMNIVIVAANEDTRTMIQQCISNPRQRIDATIVTGEHDRAAAIRAADLCLAASGTVTLEVAYWGTPMIVMYQTPKWRYLLVGRWLIHTPYLSLPNILAGREIVPEFMPYYDSTGPIIARAFEWLSNLNTLARVRGELQEMIKGVSKPNAARNAAMELAQLLSESQAGVARRRGPGSEHGPGTVE; from the coding sequence ATGAAGCCCGAGGCCGGTCATCCACGGATTTTCGTCAGCGTCGCCGAGCAGAGCGCCGATGAGCATGCCGCCTCGCTCCTTCGCGCATTGCGGGAATTTCACCCATCCGCCAGTTTCCACGGACTAGCTGGCCCTGCGCTTCAGCGGGAGGGCGCCACGTGTTTTTTCGACATGACGGCTCGATCCGCCATGGCCCACGCGGCGTTCTACCGCATTCCGGAAGTTCTCGGGCTGCTTGGCAGATTGAAGCGATTCATCCGTGAAGGTGGCTTCCACGCGGCCTTGATGGTGGACTCTCCCGCACTCAATCTGCCGATCGCCAAAATCTGCCGTCGCAACAATATTCCCGTGATGTACTACATCGCGCCGCAGACGTGGGCCTGGGGGCCCAGGAATTGGCGAAACAATCGCGTTCGGCGACGCGTTAATCGGCTCGCCTGCCTTTGGAAATTCGAAGAGCCCTATTTCCAGGCGGCCGGCATCCAGGCGAAATACGTCGGCCATCCCACCTTCGATCGACTGGCGGCTTCTGATATCAGCGATGTTCGGATCGCACAGCTGCGCGGCTCGGCCACGACCGTTTTGACGCTCCTTCCCGGCTCTCGAAAACACGTTGTTGAAGAAGTGCTTCCGGGGCAGTTGGAGATTGCTTCCGCGCTTCGCGGCCGATTCTCTCGCATGAACATCGTCATCGTTGCGGCCAACGAAGATACCCGAACGATGATTCAGCAATGCATTTCCAACCCGCGGCAACGCATCGACGCGACGATCGTGACCGGCGAACACGATCGCGCTGCCGCGATCCGAGCCGCCGACCTGTGCCTCGCGGCGTCCGGCACCGTCACGCTCGAAGTTGCCTACTGGGGCACTCCGATGATCGTCATGTATCAGACCCCGAAATGGCGATACCTGCTTGTCGGTCGATGGCTTATTCATACGCCGTACTTATCGCTGCCAAACATTCTTGCGGGGCGAGAGATCGTTCCCGAGTTCATGCCGTATTACGACAGCACGGGGCCGATCATTGCGCGGGCGTTTGAGTGGCTGTCGAATCTGAATACGCTCGCGCGGGTGCGCGGGGAATTGCAGGAGATGATCAAAGGGGTTTCAAAGCCGAATGCGGCGAGGAATGCGGCGATGGAGTTGGCGCAACTGCTCAGTGAATCGCAGGCCGGCGTCGCGCGGCGGCGGGGGCCTGGCAGCGAGCATGGCCCCGGGACCGTTGAATAG
- the rpsB gene encoding 30S ribosomal protein S2: protein MIDAGIHFGHRASRWNPKMGPYLLGKRNSIHIVDIRQTVKGLLRAKKFLAAVVANGQDVLIIGTKRQAKDSVEKHSKRVGMPYVTERWLGGTLTNFKTIRSRLTRLEYLEELVNTGKIEEFSKKEKARAGREREKIARNLDGIRTMTRLPGAIVVVDVKREHNAIREAQKLSIPTVCLVDTDSDPEGADIVIPGNDDAMRAIELVVAALADAIEEGKRGRQAMAEKAGEQSAGGPGHPRRSKRASTSSIAASQTEAEMGGDFEPKAELESPTGSSSETTESVS from the coding sequence TTGATCGATGCGGGCATCCATTTCGGCCACCGCGCGAGCCGGTGGAACCCGAAGATGGGGCCGTATCTGCTCGGCAAGCGGAATTCGATTCACATTGTCGACATTCGCCAGACCGTGAAAGGACTGCTTCGCGCGAAGAAGTTCCTCGCCGCTGTCGTGGCCAATGGTCAAGATGTCTTGATCATCGGCACCAAACGACAAGCCAAGGACAGCGTTGAAAAGCATTCCAAGCGCGTGGGTATGCCCTACGTGACTGAGCGGTGGCTGGGCGGCACATTGACCAACTTCAAGACGATTCGATCGCGACTTACGCGGCTGGAGTATCTTGAAGAGCTCGTGAACACAGGCAAGATTGAAGAATTCAGCAAGAAAGAAAAGGCCCGCGCAGGTCGAGAGCGAGAGAAGATCGCCCGAAACCTCGACGGTATTCGCACCATGACGCGATTGCCCGGCGCCATCGTGGTGGTTGACGTAAAGCGCGAACATAACGCAATTCGTGAAGCGCAGAAGCTCAGCATCCCGACGGTCTGCCTGGTTGATACGGACAGTGACCCGGAAGGCGCGGACATCGTCATTCCAGGCAATGATGACGCGATGCGTGCCATTGAACTGGTCGTTGCGGCGTTGGCCGACGCGATCGAGGAAGGCAAGCGTGGGCGACAGGCGATGGCGGAAAAAGCCGGCGAGCAATCAGCCGGCGGTCCCGGTCATCCGCGACGATCAAAGCGCGCCTCGACCTCGAGCATTGCCGCATCACAGACCGAGGCCGAGATGGGCGGCGATTTTGAGCCCAAAGCAGAGCTTGAATCGCCCACCGGCTCGTCATCCGAGACAACCGAGAGCGTATCGTAA
- a CDS encoding cobalamin-dependent protein (Presence of a B(12) (cobalamin)-binding domain implies dependence on cobalamin itself, in one of its several forms, or in some unusual lineages, dependence on a cobalamin-like analog.), which yields MAKIGLDGHDRGVKVLARGLRDAGLEVVYTGLWQSPATAAKAAVEEDVDILGASFHSAAHLTLVPILMDEMKKLGRPDIPVVIGGIIPPDDVQAMKDAGVAIVFETEVSLAKIVEQVKALAIKVHDQRRRCAENGDLDRWIAAMCSGDRVALGRVLTWVEDGATIEQVNRTLPRGDGRTAVVGFTGSPGVGKSTLIGRLLREIRNRGKSVAVVAVDPVSPLTGGALLGDRARMTINAGDAGVFLRSAASRGQLGGLAPTTGAMVEVIRRAKFDVLLIETVGAGQNDVAIREWARPLVLLMMPGAGDGLQMEKAGITEVADVFVINKADLPGADKLASEIVESMGSNRPIVKTVASHGKGIAELADVILKA from the coding sequence TTGGCGAAGATCGGACTCGACGGGCACGATCGCGGCGTCAAGGTGCTTGCCCGCGGTTTGCGAGACGCCGGCTTGGAAGTGGTCTATACCGGCCTCTGGCAGTCGCCTGCAACCGCCGCAAAGGCGGCGGTCGAGGAGGATGTCGACATCCTTGGCGCCAGTTTCCACAGTGCCGCTCATCTGACGCTCGTTCCGATCCTGATGGACGAAATGAAGAAACTCGGCCGGCCCGATATTCCGGTTGTCATCGGCGGCATTATTCCACCTGACGATGTCCAGGCGATGAAGGATGCGGGGGTCGCGATCGTCTTCGAGACCGAGGTGTCCCTCGCAAAGATTGTCGAGCAGGTCAAGGCGCTCGCCATCAAGGTGCATGATCAGCGACGGCGCTGCGCCGAGAACGGTGACCTCGATCGATGGATCGCCGCCATGTGCAGCGGCGACCGCGTAGCCCTTGGCCGCGTTCTGACCTGGGTCGAAGACGGCGCGACGATTGAACAGGTGAATCGGACGCTGCCCCGGGGCGACGGCAGGACCGCCGTAGTCGGCTTTACGGGCTCGCCGGGCGTCGGCAAGAGTACGCTGATCGGCCGGCTGCTCAGGGAAATTCGAAACCGTGGGAAGTCCGTCGCGGTGGTCGCGGTGGACCCCGTTAGTCCGCTCACGGGCGGAGCCCTTCTGGGTGATCGCGCTCGCATGACGATCAACGCAGGCGATGCCGGCGTATTCCTTCGCTCGGCCGCCAGCCGTGGTCAGCTTGGCGGTCTCGCTCCGACCACCGGTGCGATGGTCGAAGTCATCCGTCGCGCGAAGTTCGATGTGCTACTGATTGAGACCGTCGGAGCAGGACAGAACGACGTGGCCATTCGCGAGTGGGCCAGGCCGCTCGTGCTATTGATGATGCCGGGCGCGGGCGATGGCCTTCAGATGGAGAAGGCGGGCATTACCGAGGTGGCGGATGTCTTTGTGATCAACAAGGCCGACCTGCCTGGTGCCGACAAGCTGGCATCTGAAATTGTCGAGTCCATGGGCTCGAATCGACCCATCGTCAAGACCGTGGCCTCCCACGGCAAGGGCATCGCGGAACTCGCCGATGTCATCCTGAAGGCTTAA